agagagagagagagagagagagagagagagagagagaaagaaaaagatagagagagagagaatgacagagagagagagagagagaatgatagagagatagagaatgacatagagagaaagagaaagagaaagagaaagagaaagagaaagagagagagagagagagagagagagagagagagagagagtgagtctcACGCCAGGCTGGAATTCGAGTCAGTCGGTTGACTGAAAAGCTCTCGCGCAGAGCATCGGCTGGAGTTGCGCGTGGAGCGCGAGCAGCCCGAGCAACAAGAGAGAAACTTCCAGCGCGCGGAAATCATGACTGCGCGACCGGCGCGCGGCCATTAACAATGACCTTGAACGGGACCGACGCCGCCGTCGCTCCGGCGCTGCTCCAGTCCGCGTGGGACGCGTTACGCGCGCGTCCGTCGCTGCTGCTGTCTCCGGCGGGGGCCGCGTGCCTCGCGCTCGCCGCGCACCTCTGCTTCTCTGCGCCTTTCCTGCTCCTGGAGCTGCTGGGCGAGCGCGCGCCCTGGGTTCACCGCTACCGGATCGCGGGAGCGCGAGCGGCGGACAAGCGGCGATGGTGCCGCTGCCTCGCGCGGATCGCGTACAAGTACGCGGTGGCGGTGCTGCCCTTCGCCgcgctgctgcagctgctcgCGCGGCGGAGCGCCGAAGAGTACCGCGCGGCGCCGCCGCTCTTCCGCGCGCTCTCCGAGTGCTTCGCGTGCCTGCTGGTGTTCGACGCGCTCTTCTTCATCACGCACTACGTCGTGCACGGGTGAGTTCGGGGCGCGCGCGGTTTAGAACCGCTAGAACGCGTCTGCATGTGCTCTCTtaaaaaagttggttcttcaagggttctgcaGTAAAGGCAgcggttctgtatggaaccacgaacactcaaagaaccatttacatgcttaatTGGTTCTCTGCGTGGTGGAACGTTTCCTCAGGttgatggaaatgtgttgtatttggttttatatagaaccaaatagGGCTCTGCTggtgttacaagcttgacaactAATCAAATTGTAACTAATCAAAGAACTAGTTCTACCATGTAGAACCCAACTTCAAAGCAAAGTGCCGAGAAGGCCTATGCTctaaaacatggttcttcaagggttcttcagtaaaggcagtggATCTGTATAGAACTACGAACACCCAGAGAACCATTAACACGCTCAAacagttctctgcatggtgaaatatggttcttcagattgatcgtgttgtgtatggttccatgtagcaccaaaaagggttcaacctttagcttgtaacagtagaagaacagttttcaaaaagaaccaaatgagttctacatagaatcgtttcatgcataaatggttctatacacagTGAAGCGGTTCTTCATGCTTAGTGCTGTGTATCTTCTACGTAgcactgaaaagggttctgctatggtatacaacacgttctccaccACGATGAAGAACAGTTTAGGCATTCtaatggttctttgagcgttcctgggtctatatagaaccatatacaacacgttctccactACGCTGAAGAACAATTTAGGCATtctaatggttctttgagtgtttctgggtctatatagaaccatatacaacacgttctccaccACGCTGAAGAACAATTTAGGCATtctaatggttctttgagtgttcctgggtctatatagaaccattgtctttactaaagaacccttgaagggcTTTTCATTGCTTATCTTTATATCGTGATACACTGGCACAACATTCCGGTACCTCATCCCTGTACATATGGGCCGTACAGGGATGAGGTACATATGCTAATAGGAGCGTCTGAATCCAAACATatgttacagtcactggtgttgtatgaatgtGGTGTAACGCCAGTGACGGCGACTCCAGTGACCTTCTGGTTCAAACTGAGGGTCTGTAAACTGGCTGACTCGCTGGTGGTCAGGCGACCTTGTGTAactgtttaaaatcagtaataaaagtgATATTCTGACCAAATTTTAATGACCCAGCCATTCAAGCTCAGAACACCAGGGACACACAGAAGCTCtgagctgcctgataaacaaaattattaataaattaatgaaatatagtgagcgAGTGTGACTCGCCTTCTCCTGCCTTGAGacgcttcctctctgatgagcctaaGAAGTGCTTTAATAGAGCTGAACACACTGATAGAgtgtaaaataagagtcctgataacagCGGTGACCAGAATCTCTGAGTCAAATgaatttttagaaataaaataaatttatatttaatgattttaaaagtaaacatgaacctgttttatacaaattctcgagttaaacctcttaaaaatagtgttttatattaaaagtgGTTGTAAAACTGGTTTGTGACGAGCTGTTTTACAGAACCAGAGCGACTCTGAAGCAGGACAAACGAGAAAAATCAGAGAATCAGGAGGGAAACGTGTAATTTAATCTCAGCTCAGCTGTGTAAATGGACATactgacttttggagctgtgcctCATATTTTAAGCGTCTTTTTAAGCCCTGAAACCTTTGTGACGTGGTTtcccctccaaatggagaatgagcCGCATagttattaatatcagtgtTTATTAATAACTGTCTGTATACTTGTTTATAGGATTTCGCTCACTCTGCTGAAGtcggagattctccagattctcgttaaaattttcccgttccaccttaaaaggtgcagcagtcacattctgccgcttcaggcgtcagagctgctggactatttaaggtggaacagggaagtTCGCCAGCTGGCTCCCGAGACTTTAGtggtttttaatgctttttatgAAGGAAacgaccaaaatacactgaaacgacattaaactaaggtAATACAGCGGTTACCGtcatttaacagagaaaattctcacatgtgtgtgtttctttgatCTCTTGTTCAGCCGTCAGCTTCCTTTTCCCCTCATATCACTCCAtatggagtctctgaaaaacctccttGTCGCCCTAACGCTTCACCCTCCCCCTCTACCTCGACAGATATTGGGACACCCTGCCCTTTTTCCCCATTTGAACTATGTGAAGGCGAGTGAGTTGACTTTAAAAAGGCAGAATTATGTCTTAAATTGTACTTTTATATCTTCCTCTAAGCTGGTGGCCTTGTATTCTCAATCAAATTCATATGACTGCATGAACGATTCACTTAAGCACACCTGCTGTCGGCTTTACAAGCCTTATGTTTACGACAGTACCATTAAATTTTATTGTATCCTTTACATCGCAGCAGCTACAGTTACAGGCACACAACAGCCTCAGCCTCAAAGGCaaattccacttattttccGAAAATTCTCCATAATTGAGTGTTTGAGAaaaacaccaaaccactctgaatgactttgtttacatctttatcATTTCATTATGTAGAATCCTTGAGAAATTGGTGGAGATCTCCTTTTCGTTCTAAGATGGCCCAAGAGACCAAGATTTACATCAATTCTGCACAAGCTCAACTAACCCACACTGTGCTCTCCCAGAGCAAGGATTGTAAAATTCACCACCAAAGTGAAGTCACTACATGTCCAGAAATGTCCAGACAAGCCTTCTAGTGCATTACGCTGCTTTAACCTTCACAGAGCAGCAGAGGCAGTTACTGCACCAAAAGGGGTCcatattaaagaggaattccacctatttgtcaacatttctgtataattcattgttaagatgtaaacagagagttTCAGagcggcttggtgtgaaatggttcagatgtctttacagtggtggtgatgggaaccaggggtcaccatgactacaacacagatatagacactttatttacagtccagaaccagcagagaacctacacgagtctcctgagtgtttatatggaaTGGTGAACGTGGTGAAATAGTGCTGTAGCTgacaaaagttttctttggggattattattgcctcacaacaccctgcatgtatcccccCTTCATGAATTTGTTTTATAATACACTAATCAtaaacagtggctgtgtttacatgcaaagattttagatttagaggtgtttatgctcactctactcaacaatttgatggaaaatcttcgtttacatgctcactacaagtaatccgatctaAAATTTCACACATGCATGGAATACCTTTTATTGTAGGCGTTACCATAACAACCAGCATCATGTGTGTCCAGTCAGaatgagatgagcagcagtgagcagtgattgtggttttaatggctttaaaatgacgtcagactcaggaaaacgtccttcacacgtccttattaaagaaggcagagaggaagacgtcgtgttctgagacacataagctggacgtccgtcccaccgccgtcttttaaagatcagagcatgaacttcgtctcctctgcagaccagtttcggTGTTGAACGggataaactctcactgtgaagcgacgctcatgcagaacggaattaagctttccgatagggaatgtaatcggatacagacgtttacatgaatattattcttctatttaacagattatttacaggattacccacctcgaacaaccagatagaaactgtattccgaatggcctcaatcggactagactgcTCCGAgttgtttacatggacgtattatTCTGATTGAGTTAtcagtcagattattaatggattatcaggctgcaggTTAACATGGCTAATGTGGCATgctgtgtattcataaccatttcatgtaataactttgtctgaggaagcttttagaggtggacgtccggttcctgtcaccac
This sequence is a window from Pygocentrus nattereri isolate fPygNat1 chromosome 20, fPygNat1.pri, whole genome shotgun sequence. Protein-coding genes within it:
- the ch25hl3 gene encoding cholesterol 25-hydroxylase-like protein, which translates into the protein MTLNGTDAAVAPALLQSAWDALRARPSLLLSPAGAACLALAAHLCFSAPFLLLELLGERAPWVHRYRIAGARAADKRRWCRCLARIAYKYAVAVLPFAALLQLLARRSAEEYRAAPPLFRALSECFACLLVFDALFFITHYVVHGNPWLYQNFHRSHHKNRDTFALAAQDSSIEELLFQQVLAVSSGMLVGCHPMSEIFFHLLNIWLAVEDHCGYDFPWARHRLLPCFGGPPFHQAHHQHLRGNYAPYFRHWDLIFGTSLPICAAKPSTSDFTQQALGN